The nucleotide sequence CTACTTTGCCCTGACGCTCTTCGCTGGCATTCGCCCGGACTGGCGTAATGGGGAAATCAGCAAGCTGGGATTGAAAGACATTCGTCAGGACACCGGCGTTATCCTGATTGAGCCAGAAGTCTCCAAAAACAATGAAAAGCGAACGATCAAACTCCAGCCCAATCTCCAACTGTGGCTGAAGAAATACCCGGTTTCTGAGTACCCCATCGTCAGGACCAAACGATTTGACGACATGTCAGCTCAAGTGCGGCAACGATTTTCTCTGACGCACGACGTCTTACGCCACACGTATATCTCGATGACAGTAGGGGCGTTTCGGTCAGTCGGAGACACGGCGCTTCAAGCTGGCAACTCGGAGTCCATTATTCGTAAGCATTATCTGGACCTGAAGTCCGAAGTGGAAGCGGACGCGTTCTGGCACATTATTCCCAAAGGGATGTCCCTGCCGCCTCGCATGAAAAAGCAGGACGGACGGTATATTGAGGAACATAAATGAAGATAAGTGAACAAATTCTCCGAACTTCTTTTTTGGGAGAATTTTTCCAAGAAAGGTCTTTACACAGTCGAGTGATTTTTCCATTTTTCGCCACTCGGATTTCGGAAATCCGATAAAGAACAATGAAAATCTCTATGCGCTTACCAAATACCCGTATCAACCAGGCTCAGCAACGCCTGGACGTGGGATTTCGTAAGCGATCGGGAGAAACGATGGATATCGACTCCCTCCGCGGTGACGCCAAGGGCGAGATCGCCAATGCGGAATACATAGACCAAGAACACTCCGTCAGGCTGGAGAGTTCTAGAAAAACAGGTCGTACTGTAAGAAACAGATGTACCCGTTTTTTATTCAGCGGCCCTTTTGCTGAAGGGAAGCATACTCAATCAAATAAGAGTAAATGCATAATGAAAATGCATCGACAAAACGATATGTCGATGCCCAGGGGCTTATCGACGCGCTATTTGACGAAGGCAGTAGACCTTCGGTGCGCTGGGTACGCCAAATGACAAGGTTACGCACGATACCCTACCTCAAAATTGGAGGTCTGGTTCGCTTCGATATCGAAGCCGTTCGGAGTGCGTTGGAGAACGAGTGCACCGTGCGCTCGAGATAACTAACCCCCAAACCTAAAATACTCCTCCTAGCGTTGGAACTCAATCCTTCGCCCGGGAGGAGTGTTTACCGCGTACCTCAGGTACAAAAACACAAAAATAGATTTAATCACATGCATAACCTTCTTACAATACTAGGAGAAAACACAGTCCTTCTCAAGCTCCCCTGTGGGGAGAAATATCCCTCTAACAAGAACTGGCAGAAAACCACCCTTGCCGAAATGACGCCCGACTATCTTGAAGAGCTCTCATCAGGTCGGTTCAACATTGGTGTTCTTCTCGGTAAACCCTCTTCTGGCCTATGCTCCATCGACATTGACCAGGACGAGGCGGTTGAACCATTCCTACAGTTGAACCCCACCCTTCAATCCTCACTGCGAACAAGAGGGGCACGAGGAGCGAACATCTGGGTCCGGATTGTCGGCGAGCACCCGAAACTCACCAAGCTCAAGAACAAGCAAGGAGCCCCCTGGGGAGAATTCCGTGCCGATGGAGGTCAAACCGTGATCTGGGGGAAGCATCCTTCTGGATGCAACTACTCAATTGCAGCCGAGCAGCCCATTGTGGAGATTCCCTTCGAGGAAATTAACTGGCCCACGGACCTTCAATGCCCCTGGAGGGATGTAGAAGCCCTGGACTCAGATGACACCCTGGAGGAGCTTTTCACCGAACAAGGCCCTCCATTTATCCATGGGGAGAAGGGCGGAGTCACCCTGAACCAGGGGTGCCTGGCAGCGCTTTTTAGCCGGGAGCACCTGATGATATATATCCCCGAAGAAGGTGAGTTCTATTGCTATAACGGTGAGAACGGCCTGTGGGAACACAAGCAACTCACGACAATCAAGGGAATGATCGATAAGCTGGTTCGACGCTTAATGATCGAGAACGAGCTCACCTGCTCTCTGGCCAAGATTACCGCCCCCTTTATTGAATCAGTCCTCACACTGTTTCGCCCCAAGGTCGAGAAGCCAGGTGCATTTACGCACCCGCAATCAATCATTCATGTCCACAATGGCGTCATTGACATATCTGGGGAGGAGTACCTGCTGAAGTCATTCAGCCCGGAATTCTATTCCCGCAACCAAATCCCCGTTGAATACGTGGAAGAAGCGACATGTCCACGCTTCGTCCATGAATTGCTGGAACCCTGCCTTGGCCCGGAGGATATTGATCTTATCCAACGAATCATGGGTAGTATTTTACTGCCCTATAACGCTGCCCAGGCAATCATCCTGATAACGGGTGCTGCCGGAAGCGGAAAGTCCACCTTTGTCGATCTGGCCGAAAAGCTTATCGGTAAGGATAATATTTACGAGCTTCGCACGAACAATCTCAATGGACGTTTCGAACTTCAGTTCTACGTGGGTAAACGGCTGCTCGCTGGCAAGGATGTCCCGGGACATTTCCTGCAGGAAAAGGGTGCCAGCATACTCAAGAAACTGTCTGGAGGTGACACGCTCTCGGCAGAGAAGAAGGGACTTAGCACGGTTATCACACTACAGGGAGATTTTCACATTATCATTACGTCTAATTCGGATTTGCACGTGATGGTCGATGGAGACAGCGAAGCCTGGCGCCGACGGTTGATCATCCTGGAATGGAGTAAACGGAATACAGGCAGACCAAATATTCCCAAATTCAGCGAACAACTCCTGCAAGAGGAAGGCTCCGGCATTCTAAACTGGATGCTGGAGGGGTTACATAAACACAGCAAGGAATTGTCTAGCCATGGAGGCTTTCTGCTAAATGACTCTCAGCGCCTCCGCATAGACACTTTGTTAAACGAGTCAGATTCCGTTCGGGCATTTGTCACCGAGAAACTGGTTCTCAGCCCGGGGGGCACGATAACTTCTCGGGACTTGTTCTACGCCTACGAGAACTATTGCGACGAGCAAGGATGGGAACCCTATGGCTACCATAAGGCCATAAGAAAATTCCCGGCCTTGATCCAAGAAAGATACGGTCTGCGCAGATCCCACGACATTCGTGTCGGTGACAAGGAGTTACGTGGTTATCGCGGCCTGGCCATTCAGGACTAAGTACTGCAATAACGATGGATAGAAAATCCAAAGCTCGTGCCTATCTGGAAACATGCCCCCCTGCCATTTCCGGGCAGGGGGGCCACAACCAGACCTTCAAGGTGGCCTGCGCCCTTGTCCAGAGATTCCTCCTGAGTCGTGAAGAAGCCCTGGAACAACTACGGATGTATAATCTCCGCTGCGAACCGCCATGGTCGGAAAAGGAACTGGCCCATAAGGTGGACGATGCCCTCAAAGCCCAGCCTCTTCGCCCATCTCGACATCGGTTGCCTCGAACCTTGCCAGAAATGATCCCCATCCGGCCCTACAAATATCCGCCCTCAATCGTCTTGAAGAAAATCGAGAGGACGCGTTCTACAGACACCTCTCCCATAGACAAAGAAGACTAAGACCCAAAGCAGTGCCTGCAGCGATGCCGTGCCAATTGGAAACAGCTAATCGGCGTCCGAAGCGTCCGACCATCATACCGTAAAAGCCCCCTGCTCATCCTGCCGTCACTGCTTTTTCCTTCCCCGGCAAAACGCCCCGTTTCCGGGTTATATATGATTGATAGCGGAAGGTCCGTTATCTGAGACCCGGGACGGATCGACCGCCGCCCGGGTCTTTTGTATCTGGACCGGTCGATAAACCAGGAAAGGAGGCGCTCCATGGCAATCGTGCTGGAGGCCAACTATTGCAAGAAGCTCGGTCTGCCGGGGTACTCGTCGCACCAGTACGGGGTGACGATCCGGGCGGAGCTGGGCGACATCAACCAGGTCCCGGAGGAGTCGGAGCGGGTCTACCGCCTGCTCCAAACTTCCGTGGACCGCGAACTCCAACAGACCGGCTGGCTGCCGCAAGGCAGGCAGCCGGAACCCGCACCCGGGCCTGCCCGGCGGTTGGACTCCATCCCCGCCGACGGGGTGGAGTCCAACGGAGCCGACACCTGGGCCTGCTCACCCAAGCAGCGTGAGCTGATCCTCAGGCTCGTAGAAGAACACGCCCTCGACAAACAGACCATCAACGAGTTGGCCCGGGAACGCTTCGGCAAGGGCGTGCGCTCCCTCAACAAGCTCGAAGCCTCCGGGCTGATCGACGAGTTGCTGGAACGCCACGGGGGCAAGGGCCAGGCCGCCCGCTCCCCACGCCGGGGCAGCACCCGCCGCACGGCTCCAGACGGGAGGGTGCCATGATCCGGCCCGCCGATCCCGACCACCGCCCCCCGGCGGATGTCGTGGCCTTCCCGCTGCGCTCCAGCGACGGGGCCTTGGCCCACGTCAGCCCCTCGGCCATCCGCGACTACCTGCAATGCTCCCTGCGCTTCTACTTCAAGCGCGTGCTGGGCCTGCCGGAGCCGGGCAGCGTGAGCCTGCACCTGGGCAAGGCCGTCCACGCGGGCATCCAGGCCTACTGGATCGCCCGCTGGCGCGGCGGGGATGCCTCGACCGATGTAGTTATAAACCACTACCAGACGGCCTTCGCCGCCCACGAACAGGAGGCCTCCGTCCCCTTCGCAGAGGGGGAACGGGAGACCACCCTGGCCAAGGGCGAGGCCCTCCTGCGGGCTTACTGCGAGAGCGAACACGCCCAGACCGGGGCCAAGCCCCTCGGGGTCGAGGTCAAGCTCCAGGACCACTTCCCGGAGTTGCCCTCGCCCCTGCTGGGCTACGTGGACCTGGTCCTGCCCGCCGCGGACGGCCCGGTGGTGTGCGA is from Ruficoccus amylovorans and encodes:
- a CDS encoding phage/plasmid primase, P4 family — protein: MHNLLTILGENTVLLKLPCGEKYPSNKNWQKTTLAEMTPDYLEELSSGRFNIGVLLGKPSSGLCSIDIDQDEAVEPFLQLNPTLQSSLRTRGARGANIWVRIVGEHPKLTKLKNKQGAPWGEFRADGGQTVIWGKHPSGCNYSIAAEQPIVEIPFEEINWPTDLQCPWRDVEALDSDDTLEELFTEQGPPFIHGEKGGVTLNQGCLAALFSREHLMIYIPEEGEFYCYNGENGLWEHKQLTTIKGMIDKLVRRLMIENELTCSLAKITAPFIESVLTLFRPKVEKPGAFTHPQSIIHVHNGVIDISGEEYLLKSFSPEFYSRNQIPVEYVEEATCPRFVHELLEPCLGPEDIDLIQRIMGSILLPYNAAQAIILITGAAGSGKSTFVDLAEKLIGKDNIYELRTNNLNGRFELQFYVGKRLLAGKDVPGHFLQEKGASILKKLSGGDTLSAEKKGLSTVITLQGDFHIIITSNSDLHVMVDGDSEAWRRRLIILEWSKRNTGRPNIPKFSEQLLQEEGSGILNWMLEGLHKHSKELSSHGGFLLNDSQRLRIDTLLNESDSVRAFVTEKLVLSPGGTITSRDLFYAYENYCDEQGWEPYGYHKAIRKFPALIQERYGLRRSHDIRVGDKELRGYRGLAIQD
- a CDS encoding primase C-terminal domain-containing protein — translated: MDRKSKARAYLETCPPAISGQGGHNQTFKVACALVQRFLLSREEALEQLRMYNLRCEPPWSEKELAHKVDDALKAQPLRPSRHRLPRTLPEMIPIRPYKYPPSIVLKKIERTRSTDTSPIDKED
- a CDS encoding RecB family exonuclease translates to MIRPADPDHRPPADVVAFPLRSSDGALAHVSPSAIRDYLQCSLRFYFKRVLGLPEPGSVSLHLGKAVHAGIQAYWIARWRGGDASTDVVINHYQTAFAAHEQEASVPFAEGERETTLAKGEALLRAYCESEHAQTGAKPLGVEVKLQDHFPELPSPLLGYVDLVLPAADGPVVCDFKTVAATPNVELEAFLHEGQLCA